Proteins encoded together in one Lepisosteus oculatus isolate fLepOcu1 chromosome 2, fLepOcu1.hap2, whole genome shotgun sequence window:
- the arhgef3l gene encoding rho guanine nucleotide exchange factor (GEF) 3, like isoform X3, with amino-acid sequence MMEREESEAESPSSWSPVQRERLFTCGTISDISGDVDDVAANAGPVKDGEEPSNKRVKPVSKGAGLASFMGPVKSTSLKRIGQSIQRSISFKTEARPLPPAPLRHRQKAASLPRRRNSQLWSETVESISEELPAKEIKRQEVIFELTQGEKQLIEDLNLAKKAYYEPMLKLDIMTESELGQIFGTLDSLIPLHEDLLNQLENLRGTKNCVAEVGPTLMNWYLCLTGPPLSPQFPCLEAYITYCCNQVAAKALLDHKKQDRKVDEFLRLCQESSFSRRLDLWNFLDLPRSRLVKYPLLLREILKSTAPDHPDHQHLQEAMELIQRVVSQVNSKTGEAECQFYRRGLYYLEDTQRVPEIQLSRYLYCHGDLKSNKGQKLHVFLFELVLVVTRPVSHSDVLQFQVYRQPIPVGDLVLEDLPDGEAGVGGSFRGAFASGNERAKNFFRVSSKGRSKGQAHSLQANDSFNKQQWVSCIRQAIVSFRDQQDSGPVPDNSLEDIADLSLDCDDKGGGDVEMTDT; translated from the exons GATGTGGACGATGTTGCTGCTAACGCTGGGCCAGTCAAAGACGGGGAG GAGCCCAGTAACAAGAGGGTCAAGCCTGTGTCCAAGGGGGCTGGTCTGGCCAGCTTCATGGGTCCAGTCAAGTCCACCTCGCTCAAACGCATCGGCCAGTCCATCCAG CGGTCGATCAGCTTCAAGACGGAGGCCCGACCGCTGCCCCCCGCCCCCCTGCGCCACCGGCAGAAGGCCGCCTCGCTGCCCAGGCGCCGCAACAGCCAGCTGTGGAGCGAGACGGTGGAGAGCATCTCCGAGGAGCTCCCCGCCAAGGAGATCAAACGGCAGGAG GTAATATTTGAACTGACACAAGGAGAGAAGCAGCTCATTGAAGACCTCAATTTGGCAAAGAAG GCGTACTATGAGCCCATGCTCAAGCTGGACATCATGACCGAGAGCGAGCTGGGACAGATCTTCGGGACGCTGGACTCCCTCATCCCTCTGCACGAAG ATCTGCTGAACCAGTTAGAGAACCTGCGAGGGACAAAGAATTGTGTTGCGGAAGTGGGACCCACTCTGATGAACTGG TACTTGTGTCTGACCGGGCCGCCCCTCTCGCCGCAGTTCCCCTGCCTCGAGGCCTACATCACCTACTGCTGCAACCAGGTGGCGGCCAAGGCCCTGCTGGACCACAAGAAGCAGGACAGGAAGGTGGACGAGTTCCTGCGCCTGTGTCAGGAGTCCTCCTTCAGCCGCCGGCTGGACCTCTGGAACTTCCTGGACCTGCCCCGCAGCCGGCTGGTCAAGTACCCCCTGCTGCTGCGGGAGATCCTCAAGAGCACGGCCCCCGACCACCCGGACCACCAGCACCTGCAGGAGGCC ATGGAGCTCATCCAGCGTGTGGTGTCTCAGGTGAACAGTAAGACTGGAGAGGCCGAATGTCAGTTCTACCGCCGGGGCCTCTACTACCTGGAGGACACACAGCGCGTTCCCGAGATCCAGCTGTCCCGCTACCTCTACTGCCACGGGGACCTCAAGAGCAACAAGGGCCAG AAGCTCCACGTCTTCCTGTTCGAGCTGGTGCTGGTGGTGACCCGGCCCGTCTCCCACAGCGACGTGCTGCAGTTCCAGGTGTACCGGCAGCCCATCCCCGTCGGAGACCTGGTGCTGGAGGACCTGCCCGACGGCGAGGCCGGAGTGGGCGGCTCCTTCCGCGGGGCATTCGCCTCTGGAAACGAGAGAG CCAAGAACTTCTTCCGCGTCAGCTCCAAGGGCAGATCGAAGGGCCAAGCGCACAGCCTGCAGGCCAACGACTCCTTCAACAAGCAGCAGTGGGTGTCCTGCATCCGCCAAGCCATCGTGTCCTTCCGAGACCAGCAGGACTCCGGCCCGGTGCCAGACAACTCGCTGGAGGACATCGCTGACCTCAGCTTAGACTGCGATGACAAGGGGGGTGGGGACGTGGAGATGACGGACACGTAG
- the LOC102685295 gene encoding properdin, with product MLLLLVCGVLLAVQHSEATQVACYSTFSQETGSCSGLLGDGVDQDDCCLNPLYGFDRGDGKCRSCRPAAWSPWSPWSKCSVSCLEGVRQRRRRCDGVGECPDPEAQGTLQTAPCEEQACCPEAGGWAEWAPWQPCSVTCENGVKKRQRSCSSPPPACGGRCVGPDDETAACFTQVVCPVHGGWSAWGSWSGCSSNCHVEGSGSFPLRKRVRTCTQPPPSQDPPGHLCVGQAVDEQQCTSLPFCPVDGSWGAWSPPGPCSVTCGLGLTRMSRRCDSPAPRHQGRPCEGSDTIQSLCNTRTHCPVDGFWSEWDPWDNCTRFGRPSINCKITPGIQKRTRTCLWTDFGGQPCPGDFIETRNCFDVRNCFLRGAHSWSEWSTWGLCEPSCGAGSQKTRTRKCQPDYSSYPKEVGLKKEEVFFWGTPRIRCEKLGDQTVKVEQKEPCYNVPDCV from the exons ATGTTGTTGCTCTTGGTGTGCGGTGTCCTGCTTGCAGTTCAACACTCAG AAGCCACGCAGGTTGCGTGTTACAGCACGTTCAGTCAGGAGACGGGCAGCTGCTCTGGCCTCCTGGGGGACGGTGTGGATCAGGACGACTGCTGCCTCAACCCGCTCTACGGCTTCGACCGGGGCGACGGGAAGTGCAGGTCCTGCCG CCCAGCAGCCTGGAGCCCCTGGAGCCCCTGGTCCAAGTGCAGCGTGAGCTGCCTCGAGGGGGTGCGGCAGAGGCGCCGGCGCTGCGACGGCGTGGGGGAGTGCCCGGACCCGGAGGCGCAGGGCACCCTGCAGACAGCGCCCTGTGAGGAGCAGGCCTGCTGCCCAG AGGCCGGGGGCTGGGCCGAATGGGCCCCATGGCAGCCGTGCTCGGTGACGTGCGAGAACGGGGTGAagaagagacagaggagctgctCTTCGCCGCCCCCTGCGTGCGGGGGCAGATGCGTCGGCCCGGACGACGAAACTGCTGCTTGCTTTACCCAGGTAGTTTGTCCAG TTCATGGAGGATGGTCTGCCTGGGGCTCCTGGTCAGGCTGTTCCAGCAACTGCCATGTCGAGGGCTCTGGAAGCTTCCCGCTGCGCAAGCGTGTTCGAACCTGCACCCAGCCGCCCCCCTCCCAGGACCCCCCAGGGCACCTCTGCGTGGGCCAGGCGGTGGACGAGCAGCAGTGCACCAGCCTGCCGTTTTGCCCCG TGGACGGGAGCTGGGGTGCCTGGAGCCCCCCTGGCCCCTGTTCTGTAACCTGTGGCCTTGGACTGACGCGGATGAGCCGgcggtgtgacagtcctgccccCAGGCACCAGGGCCGGCCCTGTGAGGGCAGTGACACCATCCAGTCCCTGTGCAACACCAGGACACACTGCCCAG TGGATGGCTTTTGGTCAGAGTGGGACCCCTGGGACAATTGCACCCGCTTTGGGCGTCCAAGCATCAATTGTAAGATCACTCCTGGGATTCAGAAACGGACCCGGACCTGCCTGTGGACTGACTTTGGTGGACAGCCCTGCCCCGGGGACTTCATCGAGACACGAAACTGCTTTGATGTTAGAAACTGCTTCT TGAGAGGTGCGCACAGCTGGTCGGAGTGGAGCACGTGGGGCCTGTGTGAGCCCAGCTGCGGAGCAGGCAGCCAGAAAACTCGGACCCGCAAGTGCCAGCCGGACTACTCCAGCTACCC GAAGGAAGTGGGGTTAAAGAAGGAAGAGGTCTTTTTCTGGGGAACCCCTCGGATTCGCTGTGAAAAACTGGGTGATCAGACGGTGAAGGTGGAGCAGAAGGAGCCCTGTTATAACGTTCCAGATTGCGTGTAG
- the tpk2 gene encoding thiamin pyrophosphokinase 2 yields the protein MAASPVSWSDKALRLLRGLNSFYLPGSSRAQCCPFVVSGQQVGWVPPVVVQELARFSEVFQTQGGSVELSPSLGSYAERSAAVDTVLRCLREENRFRCLRGWREEKYEVMARCCDQPLLAMERSATSLFGVKRYGVHVNGFTRQADGQLTMWVARRSLSKPTYPGLLDNMVAGGVACRTTIAETLVKECMEEACIPECIAKLARPVSTVSYTYEDDEGVFPESQFVFDLEVPHDFAPEIGDGEVQAFYLWPMDKVKEVLVSAEFKPNSAMVVLDFLLRHSYLHPDTEPYYQELVVGLHRPLGP from the exons ATGGCCGCCTCTCCCGTGTCCTGGTCCGATAAAGCTCTCCGGCTCCTCCGGGGGCTGAACAGCTTCTACCTGCCAG GATCCAGCCGTGCTCAGTGCTGCCCGTTCGTGGTGTCGGGGCAGCAGGTGGGCTGGGTGCCCCCTGTGGTGGTGCAGGAGCTGGCCCGGTTCTCGGAGGTGTTCCAGACACAGGGGGGCAGCGTGGAGCTCAGCCCCAGCCTGGGCTCTTACGCCGAGCGGTCAGCAGCAGTGGACACAGTCTTGCGCTGCCTGCGGGAGGAGAACAGGTTTCGCTGCCTGAGGGGCTGGAGGGAGGAG AAGTACGAGGTGATGGCGCGATGCTGTGACCAGCCCCTCCTGGCGATGGAGCGCTCGGCTACCA GCCTTTTCGGTGTGAAGCGCTATGGCGTCCATGTTAACGGGTTCACGCGCCAGGCGGACGGGCAGCTGACCATGTGGGTGGCGCGCAGGTCCCTCAGCAAGCCCACCTACCCTGGACTCCTGGACAACATG GTGGCCGGAGGGGTGGCCTGTCGGACCACCATCGCAGAGACTCTGGTGAAGGAGTGCATGGAGGAGGCGTGCATCCCAGAGTGCATTGCAAAGCTGGCACGGCCCGTGAGCACTGTCAG CTACACGTATGAGGACGATGAGGGGGTCTTCCCAGAGAGCCAGTTTGTGTTTGACCTAGAGGTGCCCCACGATTTCGCCCCAGAGATTGGAGATGGGGAGGTGCAGGCATTCTACCTGTGGCCCATGGACAAG GTGAAGGAGGTGCTGGTCAGTGCAGAGTTCAAGCCCAACAGCGCCATGGTTGTACTGGACTTCCTGCTACGCCACTCCTACTTGCACCCCGACACTG AGCCTTACTATCAGGAGCTTGTGGTGGGGCTGCACCGGCCACTGGGACCCTGA